The nucleotide sequence ttaccctctcccttaaaacccacatcctttcgtctttccctctccttccctctttcctgatgaggcaacagtttgttgcgaaagcttgaattttgtgtgtatgtttgtgttcgtttgtgtgtctgtcgacctgccagcactttcatttggtaagtcacatcgtctttgtttttaggtatatatatatatatatatatatatatatatatatatatatatatatatatatatatatttaaaaagaaagatgatgagacttaccaaacaaaagcgctggcaggtcgatagacacacaaacaaacacacaaaattctagctttcgcaaccaacggctgcttcgtcaggaaagagggaaggagagggaaagacaaaaggatgtgggttttaagggagagggtaaggagtcattccaatcccgggagcggaaagacttaccttagggggaaaaaaggacgggtatacactcgcgcgcacacacacacacatatccatccgcatatacacagacacaagcagacatttgtaaaggcaaagagtttcggcagagatgtcagtcgaggcggaaatacagaggcaaagatgttgttgaaagacaggtgaggtatgagcggcggcaaattgaaattagaaattagcggagattgaggcctggcggatagcgagaagagaggatatgctgaagggcaagttcccatctccggagttctgacaggttggtgttagtgggaagtatccagataacccagacggtgtaacactgtgccaagatgtgctggccgtgcatcaaggcatgtttagccacagggtgatcctcattaccaacaaacactgtctacctgtgtccgttcatgcgaatggacagtttgttgctggtcattcccacatgtaaggcttcacagtgtaggcaggtcagttggtaaatcatgtgggtgctttcacatgtggctctgcctttgattgtgtacaccttccgggttacaggactggagtaggtggtggtgggagggtgcatgggacaggttttacaccgggggcagttacaagggtaggagccagagggtagggaaggtggtttggggatttcatagggatgaactaagaggttacgaaggttaggtggacggcggaaagacactctaggtggagtggggaggatttcatgaaggatggatctcatttcagggcaggatttgaggaagtcgtatccctgctggagagccacattcagaatctgatccagtcccggaaagtattctgtcacaagtggggctgttttggggttcttctgtgggaggttccgggtttgcggagatgaggaagtggctctggttatttgcttctgtaccagggcGGGAgtgtagttacgggatgcgaaagctgttttcaggttgttgatgtaatggttcaaggattccggactggagcagattcgtttgccacgaagacctaggctgtagggaagggacccaTATAtatatgggaacttgcccttcagcataccctctcttctcgctatccgccaggcctcaatctccgctaatttctaatttcaatttgccgctgctcacACCTCAcctatctttcaacaacatctttgcctctgtacttccgcctcgactgacatctctgcccaaactctttccctttacaaatgtctgcttgtgtctgtgtacatgcggatggatatgtgtgtgtgtgtgtgtgtgtgtgtgtgtgtgtgtgtgtgtgtgtgtgtgtgcgcgcgcgagagtgtatacctgtccttttttccccctaaggtaagtctttcttctcccgggattggaatgactccttaccctctcccttaaaacccacatcctttcgtctttccctctcccctctttcctgacgaagcagccgttggttgcaaaagctagaattttgtgtgtatgtttgtgtgtctatcaacctgccagcgcttttgtttggtaagtctcatcatctttctcttttatataatagagggaaacattccacgtgggaaaaatacactcctggaaatggaaaaaagaacacattgacaccggtgtgtcagacccaccatacttgctccggacactgcgagagggctgtacaagcaatgatcacacgcacggcacagcggacacaccaggaaccgcggtgttggccgtcgaatggcgctagctgcgcagcatttgtgcaccgccgccgtcagtgtcagccagtttgccgtggcatacggagctccatcgcagtctttaacactggtagtatgccgcgacagcgtggacgtgaaccgtatgtgcagttgacggactttgagcgagggcgtatagtgggcatgcgggaggccgggtggacgtaccgccgaattgctcaacacgtggggcgtgagctctccacagtacatcgatgttgtcgccagtggtcggcggaaggtgcacgtgcccgtcgacctgggaccggaccgcagtgacgcacggatgcacgccaagaccgtaggatcctacgcagtgccttaggggaccgcaccgccacttcccagcaaattagggacactgttgctcctggggtatcggcgaggaccattcgcaaccgtctccatgaagctgggctacggtcccgcacaccgttaggccgtcttccgctcacgccccaacatcgtgcagcccgcctccagtggtgtcgcgacaggcgtgaatggagggacgaatggagacgtgtcgtcttcagcgatgagagtcgcttctgccttggtgccaatgatggtcgtatgcgtgtttggcgccgtgcaggtgagcgccacaatcaggactgcatacgaccgaggcacacagggccaacacccggcatcatggtgtggggagtgatctcctacactggccgtacaccactggtgatcgtcgaggggacactgaatagtgcacggtacatccaaaccgtcatcgaacccatcgttctaccattcctagaccggcaagggaacttgctgttccaacaggacaatgcacgtccgcatgtatcccgtgccacccaacgtgctctagaaggtgtaagtcaactaccctggccagcaagatctccggatctgtcccccattgagcatgtttgggactggatgaagcgtcgtctcacgcagtctgcacgtccagcacgaacgctggtccaactgaggcgccaggtggaaatggcatggcaagccgttccacaggactacatccagcatctctacgatcgtctccatgggagaatagcagcctgcattgctgcgaaaggtggatatacactgtactagtgccgacattgtgcatgctctgttgcctgtgtctatgtgcctgtggttctgtcagtgtgatcatgtgatgtatctggcgccaggaatgtgtcaataaagtttccccttcctgggacaatgaattcacggtgttcttatttcaatttccaggagtgtatatctaaaaagaaagatgatgagacttaccaaacaaaagcgctggcaggtcaatagacacacaaacaaacacaaacatacacacaaaatctagctttcgcaaccaacggttgcctcatcaggaaagagggaaggagagggaaagacgaaaggatttgggttttaagggagcgggtaaggagtcattccaatcccgggagtggaaagacttaccttagggggaaaaaaggacaggtatacactcgcacacacacacacacatatccatccgcatatacacagactgtgtatatgcggatggatatgtgtgtgtgtgtgtgtgtgtgtgtgtgtgtgtgtgtgtgtgtgtgtgcgcgcgcgcgcgcgtgcgtgcgtgtgtgtatacctgtccttttttccccctgaggtaagtctttccgctcccgggattggaatgactccttaccctctcccttaaaacccaaatcctttcgtctttccctctccttccctctttcctgatgaggcaaccgttggttgcgaaagcttgaattttgtgtgtatgtttgtgtgtgtgattttggcaaaaaaaaatttctgaaatttggaaataaataaaaataatctgtAGAGATGACTTTCATCTTTCATTACTGATTTGTAAACATTTGTACCCATAACTctggaattttaataattttatgtcatGGTTGACCATTTTATCTTTCCAATGATGCCACACTTAATGAAACTGAGTTATAAATAAAGAAGTTATAGTGGTTACATAGTTTTGACTCACTTCTCCTACTGAGGTCAGTTTGTGAAAATGACACTTTTCAAACTGACACTGATTGTACTTTTGATCAAAAataatctggaaaaaaaaaaaaaaaagttttaccctTCTTTCCTTGTGGTATTTACTTCCTCACACAAATCTTTCACAAACATGTACGACACGAGGGCAACAAGATTTCTTACTTTTGGGTGATTTTAAATTAAATGAGCCTCAATCTTTTCTATATGTGTGATTTAACTTTAATAAAGTACAAAAAAGTAAGCAATATTAATCAATACTCACCAGTCTTTTATTGTTTTTGCTGTGAGTGCATTTCTGATGACACTTAGAGTGTGCTGTTCTAGTGATAACAGGGGGTTCTTCAACTAGGGGTTGTACTTTGTTGCCAGCTGGAGAACCAGTCTGCTCAACTGCCTTTACTTTGTTACTCAACGATTTTTCAGCGTCAGTAATTTTCAGTTCTACAGATTCGCTGGAACAATCCCTTGTCTCAAATATGTGTTTTGCCGACTTATTTAAACTGATTAAGTTAGGCTGAAGTCGCTCTGATCGATTTACTTTAAAATTAATGTCTTCCAACCCAATTATATCATTGCATGCTGCAACAACTGGATCAGAAGGGTGATCAGCAAAAGACGGATTCAAAACACCTCTTCCATTCTGCACACAACCATTTGAAGAAAACTTCAGATCTTTTGTACTAAAATTCAACTCATCTTTATGAAGAGTGGAATGCATATTAAATGCTCTGTTAGTCTTTGCAGCAATACCATTCTTTGACTCATCACTTGCCAAATGATCTATAACGTCAACTAAAATTTTTTCTACAAGGTTGTTAGCAAAACTATGTACTGTAGTTGGCTGGATCACTTGAGTGTTAGTTTCCTCTTGAGGAGAGTAGAGACATTCTTTTACTTCAGATAGTGCATTCTGGATATCTGAAAATCTGGAATCTCTTAGTGAGGAGCGCCATGATGTTCTAAAAGAACAGTTACAACTATCCATCGGTTTAGGCGGTCTACTCCAATGAGTGAACCAATAATCCTCTGATGACTGCTCTGAAGTATTGGATATCATTGAATGGCTTCTCCTTTTATAATCACTGCACTCAATGTCAGGTGATAATATTTTAGAGCAGTTCCTTGAATTTGTAGCAGTTGGCTGGCTGACATTGCCTGTAAGGCTGTCTCTGATGGGTGGAATTTTTGACTCATAGTCCATATGGATAACTCTAATCAATTTTTGCGTGCTTAAAACGATGAATTTATTTTCCACCAGATTGCTTGCAGATGGATGCACCTGGCGCCTGCTCTGCAAGCATGGCAACCACCTCATGCAGCACCTAAAGTAATTGAAAAAATCATTCTGTGGTGACTCCAGCCTTGACCGAAAATTTGGGCTGCTGCTCATTCTGTGTCATACTGGTGTGCAgacctaaaaataaaatttatctttGATAAACAAGCAACACAAATGACTACAAATGAGACACACATGAAATTAATAATTCAGTAATTAGCAAGACAACTGAAGAGGGGTGAGTGTTTTTGGATTCAGCCTGAAATGATACGCAACACTTGCACGGTGAAAATGAAATAGAATAATGGAACTACTGAGCAGTGAAGAACACAAGTCTCAGGAATGGGAATGCTCATTCAACTAAAAGTAGACTGTCCTGTGCATGATCCAACGGGCAGTTAATGAATGAATAAACATGGACATTATCAAAGCTTTTGATACGGGCAAACAGGAAAAAGCTGAGGTGTCACGAAAAGCAGGAGCACAGGAGATAGCTAACGTCTACACTCTGGAATCATTATGAAGTGCATGACGAAGGGAAAATGTGAAAATTTCCTGCATGAAGATGAAAGTAATGGTCTTTAATGGACAAGGGTCAAAAAATATCAAAGATTATAATCAATAATGAAACAACAGAAGTAGAACAATGTTATAGATTTATGGTATTCAAAAAGACTTAATACTGTAGCCAAAATGTTCAataattaaaaaatcaattttaatCATTGGAAAACTACAAAATACTTCAGAAGTATAGTGCGTATGGCAACATCAGTAATGGAAGTCctcacacacaaattttaaaaaaagagtatATACAGGCAtaagaaatgagatttcttagaGTGAAATGGTGTACAAGAACAAGCAGGATTACAAATGAAACACTAAGAAAACTACAGGTATAAAGCCTCAATGAAAGtatgcagaaagaaagaaacagtgaAAGATTATAAATGTTATGGCAGACAGAGTGGGCAGACCACACAACAGGTGGAAACTGTTGCAAGCAGTATTTCCTGATATCCGAAGTGAAGGAGAAAGGCAGATAAAGAAATTACTGCCAAAATTTCTTCATTCAAAACTTGTTGAGCAGTTACAAATCAGGAAAATTACCTTCCTAGTAGTTACCTTGCAGCATTATTTTAATGCAAAAGAACTTCTCACAAATTAGAAAGCATGTGAGAAAGATAGGATAAACtgaagtaatttttgagaacatttctcagaGAGAACAGTGGCTATTCTTAgcactttaaaatgaacataaacagactTGACCACAAGACACCTTCATTTTTGTGATTACCGGTTTTggtcagttactgaccatcttcagacctcataccatgatggtaggtgGTGGCGGAGAACGGAGCAAGTGTTATGGATTAAACTGAGCAGTTGATGTTCATGGACTCCATAACTTCTTCTCCATTCTCCGCCACCATCCACCACCATGGTATTAGGTCTGAAGATGGACACTAACTGACAGAAATTGGTAACCACAAAAATAGCGGTTTCTTGGGGTtgagactgtttatgttcattacAAACTGAAGTGTTTGATACTGCTACACCAATTCAACCTAACTGACCCCTTTCACCTTAATTTACATCTTTGACCATGCTACAgatcagaatgtaacaatatttaagattttttatttaaattcattggtTACACCAAACTGTAATCACTTTGTCACTTCCCAAGCTAACCTAGACCTTCAAGCTGCCCTACAGATTAGTGTGTCACTACATTATACAGTTATTAAACTAATATAGACACAACAGAATTACTGCTAGTGCTCTGTTCCCTTCAGTTTGTGCATGTATGGCAACACACACCATGCTGCATTACATTACTGTATGACGACGACATCCAGAATTGGTAGGTTCAGCTGACCTGAATGATAAGTAAGATTATTATGTTGCAGTGATTACTTAATATATGTGTGGAAGAATACATTTATTTAACATCAATCATCATAACAAAAAATTAGAACTACTGTAAAAGAACATGTATGAAACTGTTAATGTTTATGTGGTCAGTTGCCGATGTATCAGTTGTTGCCTTATGCCTCAAGATCTTTGCTTGATGTTTACTTAACGATTATTCTGACATCTTGGAAACATGAGTAGTTGGCATTATCGAAGAGTCGTCCTCCACTGACACCGACAGTGGAGAATGAACGTTTGAAATAGATGTCACTCACACTGGCGAAATGACACGAAAATCGTCAAACACCTGTTGACCAAAGATCCTGAGGCAGAAGCTAATAGGCAACATGTCAAAACATGAGGTTTTGGATTAGCCAGCAGAAAGACAAGACAATgtcaaataaagaaaaatcaaaaagtGTTCCACAATTCTCACAATGTATAATGACAAACAGCAACAATGTTGTAAGATTGGATTTCATATGTacatttctttctgtgtatgaATTTGTGCATTTAACTCCAAAAGCTGTCAGCAGCGCTCTCAAGCCTTCATCTTTCACAGATGCATTACATGAGACACAAACGTCACTTGCATCAGCCAGTGCTGGGAAGATATAGGGAAAAACTCTTCTCACTGTAGAGTACAAGCAACTTTATAAGACCTCTGAACCACATACACT is from Schistocerca cancellata isolate TAMUIC-IGC-003103 chromosome 6, iqSchCanc2.1, whole genome shotgun sequence and encodes:
- the LOC126190660 gene encoding uncharacterized protein LOC126190660 encodes the protein MSSSPNFRSRLESPQNDFFNYFRCCMRWLPCLQSRRQVHPSASNLVENKFIVLSTQKLIRVIHMDYESKIPPIRDSLTGNVSQPTATNSRNCSKILSPDIECSDYKRRSHSMISNTSEQSSEDYWFTHWSRPPKPMDSCNCSFRTSWRSSLRDSRFSDIQNALSEVKECLYSPQEETNTQVIQPTTVHSFANNLVEKILVDVIDHLASDESKNGIAAKTNRAFNMHSTLHKDELNFSTKDLKFSSNGCVQNGRGVLNPSFADHPSDPVVAACNDIIGLEDINFKVNRSERLQPNLISLNKSAKHIFETRDCSSESVELKITDAEKSLSNKVKAVEQTGSPAGNKVQPLVEEPPVITRTAHSKCHQKCTHSKNNKRLKPSLYFLHGAGSSADIWLRIMKHFAKMGFEVVAPDMLGHGYSSAPDSPALYSFSNILKDAVEIFDKFISEHQKCVIIGHAYGCSLAVAISRCRPQQVIQLVLISGGGPTPLAPHTVDCRPVSSSACLMMCMQPLLKCGFRRNVLYSTYGKHMVSCDVAGSGVPQYVLDYLAQGQDWPEGDAAFHRRITIPTLLVHGMQDPLVPLVHECEMERTIPRSFLEVIPNAGHFAMLETPEKLIHMIRCFIDWWNT